The genomic interval GCCGGAGATCCGCGACGAGATCGAGAAGCGGTTCGAGATCTCGGTCCGGAACATCAACACGCAGGTAACGATGAAGGGGAAAAAGAAAGCGATCGTCCGCCTGGACGAGGAGGACGACGCACAGGAAGTCGCTTCGCGAATCGGGGTGTTCTGAGAATGGGACGACGCATTCAGGGACAACGACGCGGTCGCGGGAGCTCCACGTTCCGCGCCCCCTCCCACCGGTACAAGGCGAAGCTCGATCACAAGAACGAGGAAGACGACGATCTCGTCCGCGGGACGGTCGTGGACATCGAACACGACCCGGCCCGATCGGCGCCGATCGCCGCCGTCGAGTTCGAGGACGGCGATCAGCGACTGATCCTCGCGCCCGAAGGCATCTCCGTCGGCGAGGAGCTGCAGGTCGGCGTGAGTGCCGAGATCAAGCCCGGTAACACGCTCCCCCTCGCGGAGATTCCCGAAGGGGTGCCGGTCTGTAACGTCGAGGCGAACCAGGGCGACGGCGGTCGATTCGCTCGCGCCTCGGGGACCAACGCGGACCTGATCACCCACGACCGCAACGCGGCGGTCATTCAGCTTCCCAGCGGCGAGGTCAAGCGCCTCGATCCGCAGTGTCGCGCCACCATCGGCGTCGTCGCCGGCGGCGGGCGCACGGAGAAGCCGATGGTCAAGGCCGGGAACAAGTATCACAAGATGAAAGCTCGGGGCACCAAGTGGCCCCGCGTCCGCGGTGTCGCGATGAACGCCGTCGACCACCCGTTCGGTGGCGGCGGCCGACAGCACCCCGGCAAACCCAAGTCCGTCTCGCGGGACGCCCCGCCGGGACGGAAGGTCGGTGACATCTCGTCCCGACGCACCGGTCGAGGTGGCAACAAATGAGTCAGGAGTACCGAACCGGCCGCGAAGGTGAGTTCACCTACCGCGGCTACACGCTCGAGGAGCTGCAGGAGATGGAGCTCGACGAGGTTGTGGAACTGCTACCCGCTCGACAGCGGCGAAGTATCGAACGCGGCCTCTCCGTCGAGAAGGAGAAGCTTCGCGAGGAGGCCAGCGAGAAGGGCGAAGAGGAGACGGCGAACGACCCGATCCGGACGCACCTGCGGGATATGCCGATCCTGCCCGAGTTCGTCGGACTGACCTTCGAGGTCTACAACGGACAGTCGTTCGAGCGCGTCCGCGTCGAACCCGAAATGATCGGCCACTATCTCGGCGAGTTCCAGCTAACGCGGACCTCCGTCGAGCACGGACAGGCCGGTATCGGCGCGACCCGATCGTCGAAGTTCGTCCCACTGAAGTGATCCACGTATGGGAATCAACTACTCAGTCGACGCCGACCCCGACGCCACGGCGAAAGCCATGCTTCGGGAGCGTCATATGAGCAACAAGCACAGCAAGGAGGTCGCACGCGAGATCAAGGGTCGAACCGTCGGCGAGGCC from Natrinema salaciae carries:
- a CDS encoding 30S ribosomal protein S19; this translates as MSQEYRTGREGEFTYRGYTLEELQEMELDEVVELLPARQRRSIERGLSVEKEKLREEASEKGEEETANDPIRTHLRDMPILPEFVGLTFEVYNGQSFERVRVEPEMIGHYLGEFQLTRTSVEHGQAGIGATRSSKFVPLK
- a CDS encoding 50S ribosomal protein L23, with amino-acid sequence MSSVIEHPLVTEKAMNDMDFENKLQFVVNPDATKPEIRDEIEKRFEISVRNINTQVTMKGKKKAIVRLDEEDDAQEVASRIGVF
- a CDS encoding 50S ribosomal protein L2; its protein translation is MGRRIQGQRRGRGSSTFRAPSHRYKAKLDHKNEEDDDLVRGTVVDIEHDPARSAPIAAVEFEDGDQRLILAPEGISVGEELQVGVSAEIKPGNTLPLAEIPEGVPVCNVEANQGDGGRFARASGTNADLITHDRNAAVIQLPSGEVKRLDPQCRATIGVVAGGGRTEKPMVKAGNKYHKMKARGTKWPRVRGVAMNAVDHPFGGGGRQHPGKPKSVSRDAPPGRKVGDISSRRTGRGGNK